The Vairimorpha necatrix chromosome 1, complete sequence genome contains a region encoding:
- a CDS encoding E3 ubiquitin-protein ligase — MILKDKYFNQLSKGCQRPNCLKSFCRKIENPEYLEIISNILCDYDDLFLCENTNKLFTSEICYKKYLNKENWCINLLFHFLDLHKFEEGSKNINLLSPYRELEVNEFRSLPNKKRQQNNKILEEMKQLNISHDYKDTENTNIKINQDHENNNIRMNQDPENINIRMNQDKVNQDKANQKHNEIHTGTYNEIHNEMHKDDDIKETNHKFCKYFNKNNYTNLELYFITSVLHILIKKYDKISNFNLGLVILRLYSLSSTYSCKDPYNLSIILQIFDHIHNSDLKGINNNLNKTEDSEMNNLTFEEKDCKKNIKNQIFYLCINEKELIKNDIFRLIINLKETLNRSSNTNIRESRRLEFTLNIFYTIYLINEKLQIVKNKKFYLTQLCSNFNFKEEFKFYRSKTKTILNYFFILPVHTKAELIKYENNDLMKASLQDAFFRSLFEGHTEPYLFITVSRAEIYKDSIKILKKIKFENVHKQLRITFKNEEGVDSGGIRKEYFQILSHEIKSDEKLFTTCENTLWIRDDCLLLEKYYCIGKILGIALYNDVVLNIPFPIFFFKKLLNKKTNFNDLKEIDSDLHLSLSNLKKLNSKEIEELDLNFTIVYTSNSGEVKSVNLDDLNRNLKVTSENVTLFVNKYADLFLNKIIKKQFESIKEGFYYVINKQVLTHLSARELEKIIIGLNNFNINEIRSTTSYNGYEENNLIIKYFWEIFENFNKKMKKKLLQFITGHDRIPVGGSSSLKLVIMKNGCDTDRLPSSQTCFNTLLLPEYSSKEKLEDKLKTALEMTAGFFLL; from the coding sequence ATGATTcttaaagataaatatttcaatcAGCTTTCTAAAGGATGTCAAAGACCAAATTGCTTAAAATCATTCTGTagaaaaatagaaaatccagaatatttagaaataatttctaatattttatgcGATTATGACGACTTGTTTTTATGCGAaaatacaaacaaattGTTCACTAGTGAaatttgttataaaaaatatttaaataaagaaaattggtgcataaatttattatttcattttttagatttgcataaatttgaagaaggaagtaaaaatataaatttattgtctCCGTATCGAGAATTAGAAGTTAATGAGTTTAGAAGTTTGCCAAACAAGAAGAGACAGcagaataataaaatattagaagaGATGAAACAACTAAACATAAGTCATGACTATAAAGATACAGAAAATACcaatatcaaaataaacCAAGATcatgaaaataataatattagaatGAATCAAGATcctgaaaatattaatattagaaTGAATCAAGATAAGGTAAATCAAGACAAAGCTAATCAAAAGCATAACGAAATACATACCGGGACATATAACGAGATACATAACGAGATGCATAAAGACGACgatataaaagaaacaaatcataaattttgtaaatattttaataagaaTAATTACACAAATCTCGAATTATATTTCATCACTAGCGTCTTGCACATTTTAATTAAGAAATATGACAAAATTTCGAATTTTAATCTGGGCCTTGTAATTTTAAGATTATATTCGCTCAGTAGCACTTATTCTTGTAAAGACCCTTAcaatttatcaataatattacaaatatttgacCACATACACAATTCAGATCTAAAAggtataaataataatttaaataaaactgAAGACTCAGAAATGAATAATTTAACatttgaagaaaaagactgtaaaaaaaatataaaaaatcaaatattttatttatgcataaatgaaaaagaattaataaaaaatgatatttttagattaattataaatctaaaagAAACTCTAAATAGATCAtcaaatacaaatataagaGAATCAAGAAGATTAGAATTTactctaaatattttttacacaatttatcttataaatgaaaaattgcaaattgtaaaaaataagaaattttatttgacaCAATTATGCtcaaatttcaattttaaagaagaattcaaattttatagatcaaaaacaaaaacaatcttaaattatttttttattcttccTGTTCATACTAAAGcagaattaataaaatatgaaaataacGATTTAATGAAAGCATCTTTACAAGATGCTTTCTTTAGATCATTATTTGAAGGGCATACTGAACcttatctttttataactgTCAGTAGAgcagaaatttataaagatagcataaaaatattaaaaaaaataaaattcgaAAATGTCCATAAACAACTAAGAATAACTTTCAAAAACGAGGAAGGCGTCGACTCAGGCGGAATAagaaaagaatattttcaaattttaagtcatgaaataaaatctgatgaaaaattatttacaacTTGCGAAAATACTTTATGGATTAGAGATgattgtttattattagaaaaatattattgtattGGTAAAATATTAGGAATAGCATTGTATAATGACGTGGTACTAAATATTCCATTTcctatatttttctttaaaaaattattaaataaaaaaacaaattttaatgatCTAAAAGAAATCGACTCGGATTTACATTTGTCATTATcgaatttgaaaaaattaaattctaaagaaattgaagaaTTGGATTTGAATTTTACAATTGTTTATACTTCAAACTCCGGTGAAGTAAAAAGTGTAAATTTAGATGATTTaaatagaaatttaaaagtgaCGTCAGAAAACGTCactttatttgtaaataaatacgcggatttatttcttaacaaaataatcaaaaaacaatttgaATCCATAAAAGAAGGTTTTTATTATGTGATTAATAAACAAGTCTTAACTCATTTAAGTGCCAGAGAATtagagaaaataataattggtttaaataattttaatataaatgaaattagATCTACTACATCTTACAATGGATACGAAGAAAACAAtcttataataaaatatttctgggaaatatttgaaaattttaataaaaaaatgaagaaaaaattattacaatTTATTACTGGGCATGATAGAATACCAGTGGGAGGATCAAGTTCATTAAAACTTGTCATTATGAAAAATGGGTGCGATACTGACAGACTTCCTTCTTCGCAGACTTGTTTTAATACTTTATTATTGCCTGAATATTCatcaaaagaaaaattagaagataaattaaaaacggCTTTAGAGATGACAGCTggattctttttattataa
- a CDS encoding lipase, whose protein sequence is MEVSLRIRNIEIQESYDTIEFVYKNTCSFIKDVVTFTISTLQDYIFEKITIRLKSKGTFWDKYLGIVNIQISSFRDNFSKNNIKNILSSFYIFKTDFYDLNELKVVGTITYDYRISYKLENFTHDSNNDKFEQNMFNLFLDQEKSVLIKNFKSVIEECLVGSQKCKINFMIGVYLIEKYTSDLHFKFSKNLKFEDIKNIRKLHIKNEENFLKNSNFKIEKFLLGDKNFEYKNLSDFTNYVPSLDKINDSYYNNNMNHFEKQVKKENSKFNIFSAINNLIYKNKSIEEILDTLNLSMTNLLEDENIVLFGADKLNDDFKNVKLNFDRLFSAPINTYSINDVLKNDGYVIANKPLLSSLINYLYYAIGSYGDSWATMFCKKRLKINKLEKIDKNRKGILEFLNIENNKLLSVQLANEYVPEYIIFFDKENDKLVLSFKGTSTSEEALKDLNCHYTKFYEGYAHKGFKNMACAFVKHKTKEVLELLENYKTKNLLIVGHSLGGSLAVLVHLIYEKHDLSKIFNIFTIAFSPAPVVSHNLAKVKNDNIFIISYGNDFVIRTSYGGFNDMKYAACSIGNRLGFLSSTENIDTDLLRIRKYAKKYKKFPMLYCPGNNYHFKSINVIKSKKKISLIVYKEVELEFIEALVIIRHATIHHMLPHLLKVFERGISDWDEIDNEK, encoded by the coding sequence ATGGAAGTAAGCTTAAGAATAAGAAATATCGAAATTCAAGAGAGTTATGATACAATAGAATTCGTATACAAAAACACTtgttcatttataaaagatgtTGTAACTTTTACAATTTCAACTTTACaagattatatatttgaaaaaataacaataagATTAAAATCCAAAGGTACATTTTGGGACAAATATTTAGGAATCgtaaatattcaaatttcttcatttagagataatttttcaaaaaataatataaaaaatatactttctagtttttacatttttaaaactgatttttatgatttaaatGAATTAAAAGTTGTTGGTACAATAACTTATGATTATCGAATTTCATAcaaattagaaaatttcACACATGATTCAAATAATGACAAATTTGAACAAAACatgtttaatttatttttagaccAAGAAAAAAGTGTCttgattaaaaatttcaagaGTGTAATAGAAGAATGTTTAGTAGGAAGTCagaaatgtaaaattaattttatgattggcgtttatttaatagaaaaatatacatcagatcttcattttaaatttagcaaaaatttaaaatttgaagatattaaaaatattagaaaattacatataaaaaacgaagaaaattttttaaaaaattctaattttaaaattgaaaaatttttattgggcgataaaaattttgaatataaaaatttatcggattttacaaattatgTACCAAGTCTGGACAAGATAAATGATTCATAttataacaataatatgaatcattttgaaaaacaagtaaaaaaagaaaacagtaaatttaatatcttCTCGGCTATCAATAAcctcatttataaaaataaaagcaTCGAAGAAATTCTTGATACATTAAATTTGTCAATGacaaatttattagaagACGAAAACATAGTTTTATTTGGTGCAGATAAACTAAATGACGACTTTAAAAATgtcaaattaaatttcgATAGGTTGTTTAGTGCGCCAATCAATACTTATTCTATTAATGAcgtattaaaaaatgatggATACGTAATAGCGAATAAACCACTGTTATCAAGtcttataaattatctttattatGCTATTGGTTCATACGGCGACTCGTGGGCTACAatgttttgtaaaaaaagattaaaaattaataaattagaaaaaatagacaaaaatagaaaagGAATCTTAgaatttcttaatattgaaaataataaattattatcaGTCCAATTAGCAAATGAATATGTACcagaatatataattttctttgataaagaaaatgataaattagttttatcttttaaagGTACTTCTACTTCAGAAGAAGCActtaaagatttaaattgtCATTATACGAAATTTTATGAAGGTTATGCGCACAAAGGATTCAAAAACATGGCCTGTGCATTTGTAAAACACAAAACTAAAGAGGTATTagaattattagaaaattataaaactaaaaatcttttaattgTAGGCCATTCTTTAGGAGGAAGTTTGGCTGTTTTAGttcatttaatttatgaaaaacacgatttatcaaaaatatttaacatttttaCTATAGCATTTTCACCTGCTCCAGTTGTATCTCATAATTTAGCGAAAGTTAAAAATGACAACATTTTCATTATTAGTTATGGTAATGATTTTGTTATTAGAACTTCTTATGGTGGATTTAATGATATGAAATATGCTGCATGTTCGATAGGAAACAGACTTGGATTTCTAAGTTCTACAGAAAATATCGACACAGATTTATTGagaataagaaaatatgcaaagaaatataaaaagtttcCTATGTTGTACTGTCCTGGCAATAATTACCACTTTAAAAGTATTAATGTTATAAAAagtaagaaaaaaatttcactTATTGTTTATAAAGAAGTGGAGTTGGAATTTATCGAGGCTTTGGTTATTATTAGACATGCTACGATTCACCATATGTTGCCACATTTGTTGAAAGTGTTTGAGAGAGGCATCTCAGATTGGGATGAGATTGacaatgaaaaataa
- a CDS encoding proteasome subunit RPN1 (RPN1), whose protein sequence is MEDENLNQILECIKTGNSDLRENAINMLIDLLKSSHAGSISTMNFNTLMEKKPILLELCDIVNDDQKRKLHDIISSISIMGDDSEILKHRILGNIIPLQEWGHLYVKKLIGVIVKKKLDNEDIKDATEVSNSCIEFFFKNNLEFDAIDFLLEIENIGIIYKFVEKHNYKRIILYLQEMSFFYELYEILNKIYLKMEDYSRYIINIIDNGYYDDAIDFIEKCQDKKVKKQLLYILARCNIFYETKDLEEKSILMNNHIKGHYRNVIKVYELDSENTKSSTFRKLRYEKEIKGLQQNSFNPITVCNGFINLGYGQDNIFFPREGNAIPGIDHQAILSSDIPELITIIGSVGCIEFWNPNKVMEILQEHIFGDLSIKRTGALLALSLSSSMIHDENKTILSFLTSNLESNDPLHVVPTLLGIQSMYCNTFEEELKVLLTPLIYSENIEISSFAAFTLGSIFVGTGDEELLSLILQMYIEKEDYADTHYFKLIMLGLALLFYRRPDLDCIIDNMDFTYARHAAILIKGFQNIKTGDHNMVEDILTNAFSGETDGLLESLALLSCCLVGLGDDLAMQMISRICTSSQILESPHLKSVLPLCYSLLFPSTMNQNIVDNLEKNINSGDSSIVIPSLYALGIVGCGTVSGKIQKILDSHYSQAYKDPKLGTILRISNGLLSLGKGLSSISYSLFDKSCIIPKNFIGLFTTTFLMLDSFSSPLLSGNTFLFYLLNQSFIPKYIVTQKKTNIRIGTPVNTVGVVGDPRRITSMQTHSTPVIINGNERAEIDEMCYTSFIEDVIILKDE, encoded by the coding sequence ATGGAagatgaaaatttaaaccaAATTTTAGAATGCATAAAAACAGGGAATTCAGATCTCAGAGAAAATGCCATAAACATGttaatagatttattaaaatcttcACATGCAGGATCAATCAGTACAATGAATTTTAATACATTGATGGAGAAGAAGCCGATCCTTCTTGAATTATGCGATATTGTAAATGATGATCAAAAAAGAAAGCTTCATGATATAATAAGTTCGATTTCCATTATGGGCGATGATtctgaaatattaaaacacAGGATTTTAGGGAATATTATTCCTCTCCAAGAATGGGGTCATTTATATGTAAAGAAGCTTATAGGTGTCATagtaaagaagaaattagataatgaagatataaaagatGCAACAGAGGTCTCAAATTCCTGTATTGagtttttctttaaaaataatttggaaTTTGACGCAattgattttcttttagaaatagaaaatatcggcataatttacaaatttgtGGAGAAACACAATTACAAGAGaataattttgtatttacaAGAGATGTCATTTTTCTATGAATTATATGAAATCTTAAATaagatatatttaaagatgGAAGATTATTCTagatatattattaatattatagatAATGGATATTATGACGATGCTATAGATTTTATAGAGAAATGTCAAGATAAGAAAGTCAAGAAacaattattatatattttagcCCGATGTAATATCTTTTATGAGACAAAAGATTTAGAAGAAAAGAGTATTCTAATGAATAATCATATTAAGGGTCATTATAGAAATGTTATAAAGGTTTATGAATTAGACTCTGAGAATACGAAGTCGTCTACATTTAGAAAATTGAGATATGAGAAAGAAATCAAAGGCTTACAGCAAAATAGTTTCAACCCTATCACAGTGTGTAAtggatttataaatttaggATACGGTcaagataatattttcttcccTAGAGAAGGAAATGCAATACCAGGAATTGATCACCAGGCCATTTTGTCTTCAGATATACCGGAACTAATAACAATAATTGGAAGCGTAGGCTGCATAGAATTTTGGAACCCGAACAAAGTCATGGAGATTTTACAGGAGCATATTTTCGGAGATCTGTCGATTAAGAGAACAGGAGCTCTGCTCGCCTTATCTTTGTCCTCTTCGATGATCCACGACGAGAACAAGActattttaagttttttgaCTAGCAATCTCGAGTCTAATGACCCACTACATGTAGTTCCCACATTATTGGGAATTCAGTCCATGTACTGCAATACATTCGAGGAAGAGTTGAAAGTTCTGCTTACTCCCTTGATCTATTCtgaaaatatagaaatttcttctttcgCCGCGTTCACTTTAGGGAGCATTTTCGTGGGAACTGGCGACGAAGAATTGCTCAGTCTCATTTTACAAATGTACATTGAAAAGGAAGATTATGCAGACACGCACTATTTCAAGTTGATTATGCTTGGCTTGGCTTTGTTATTTTACAGAAGACCAGATCTCGATTGTATTATTGACAACATGGATTTCACTTATGCTAGACATGCTGCCATTCTTATCAAAGGTTTtcagaatataaaaacaggAGATCATAACATGGTCGAGGACATTTTGACCAATGCTTTCTCGGGGGAGACTGATGGCCTGCTTGAGTCTCTGGCTCTACTAAGTTGTTGCTTGGTGGGACTTGGAGATGATTTGGCTATGCAAATGATCTCTCGGATTTGCACTTCTTCGCAGATCTTAGAGTCTCCTCATTTGAAGAGTGTTCTTCCTTTATGCTACTCACTTTTATTTCCTTCTACTATGAATCAAAACATAGTAGACAATTTAGAGAAGAATATCAATTCTGGAGATTCTTCTATTGTCATTCCTTCTCTCTACGCCTTGGGGATCGTAGGCTGCGGGACTGTCAGTGGTAAAATCCAGAAAATCCTCGATTCTCACTATAGCCAAGCTTACAAAGATCCCAAACTAGGAACAATCTTACGAATTTCTAATGGTCTTCTTTCCCTGGGAAAAGGTCTCTCCTCTATTTCTTATTCtttatttgataaatcGTGTATTATTCCTAAAAACTTCATAGGTCTATTTACTACGACTTTCTTAATGCTTGATTCTTTTTCTAGTCCTCTTCTTTCTGGTAATACTTTCCTTTTCTATCTTCTTAATCAGAGTTTTATTCCTAAATATATCGTGACTCAGAAGAAAACTAATATTAGAATTGGTACACCTGTGAATACAGTGGGGGTAGTAGGAGACCCAAGAAGAATAACTTCTATGCAGACTCATTCTACACCTGTGATAATTAATGGAAATGAAAGAGCAGAGATTGATGAAATGTGCTATACTTCTTTTATTGAAGATGTTATAATTCTAAAAGATGAATAA
- a CDS encoding serine/threonine-protein phosphatase 2A 56 kDa regulatory subunit gamma (RTS1) yields the protein MKNEDRERKTKKQKLNPSILEENTENKKQNIIFNIPENIIEKRRPLKTRNIIKEIPTKNDSSILLNIHSEDPLTLHDLFIILSKTKITDLIFTVVIRKCKEKIFRDIKNQNKTGRLFYPWDDTNIKNKVTSNINIFTRIFSLLTSKHKNILKQEISDSDIYSLFNLLKSEDEKERFNILQIIINIKDLNKKLIQNIIENELLLFYDEERTHVGIEEILEIIENLNLKDETFYYQIILKFLHIKNLEFYKNIENIIYKYSSEDYKIGQFTLKYLYKIYKEIEFINKSVIVKLYFQIYLRWSRRIQFKNVIEEICEIINYGLKSEYQNLIENIMKIGESKIMRNLLKENINEILPKIFDNLYILSKKYWASKEKVKIYKFISLLLSMNHECFEKCLIKYNKNKYETREINKNKYEIKEINKNESVMDILIKCLENSEINQKEQNIKRRNSTNHK from the coding sequence ATGAAAAATGAAGACAGAGAacgaaaaacaaaaaaacaaaaattaaatccTTCAATACTAGAAGAAAAtacagaaaataaaaaacaaaatatcatttttaatattccaGAAAATATCATAGAAAAAAGGAGACCTCTTAAAACTCggaatattataaaagaaattccTACAAAAAACGACTCCTCCATTTTACTAAACATTCACTCTGAAGATCCTCTGACACTTCACGacctttttataattttaagtaAAACTAAAATCACTGATCTAATTTTCACTGTAGTGATCAGAAAatgtaaagaaaaaatatttagagacataaaaaaccaaaacAAAACAGGCAGACTTTTTTATCCTTGGGATGacacaaatataaaaaataaggtCACTAGTAacataaacatttttactAGAATATTCTCATTATTGACAAGtaaacataaaaacattttaaaacaagaaatCTCTGATTCAGATATTTACtcactttttaatttattaaaaagtgAAGACGAAAaagaaagatttaatattttacaaataataataaatataaaagatttaaacaaaaaattaatacaaaatataatagaaaaCGAATTACTACTTTTTTACGATGAAGAAAGAACACATGTAGGTATAGaagaaatattagaaataatagaaaacttaaatttaaaagatgaAACTTTTTATTACCAAATAATTctgaaatttttacatataaaaaatttagaattttataaaaatatagaaaatataatttacaaatattcTAGTGAAGATTACAAAATAGGTCAATTTactctaaaatatttatataaaatttacaaagaaatagaatttataaataagtcagtaatagtaaaattatatttccaaatatatttgagaTGGAGTAGAAgaatacaatttaaaaatgtaatagaagaaatttgcgaaataataaattatggATTAAAATCAgaatatcaaaatttaatagaaaatataatgaaaattggagaatcaaaaataatgagaaatttattaaaagaaaatataaatgaaatattacctaaaatatttgataatttgtatattttaagtAAGAAATATTGGGCTAGTAAAGAAAAagtgaaaatttataaatttatttcacTTTTACTTAGTATGAATCATGAATGCTTTGAGAAATGcttgataaaatataataaaaataaatatgaaacgagagaaataaataaaaataaatatgaaataaaagaaataaataaaaatgaatctGTGATGGacatattaataaaatgtcTAGAGAATTCagaaataaatcaaaaagaacaaaatataaaaagaaggaACTCGACAAATCATAAATAG
- a CDS encoding ribosomal protein eL27 — translation MLFIPNMIVIPTAGKFAGKKAVVVKNLDNRNVLIAGVQRLPKESEDYMSKVEKRKNDRFLSFVKKVNVRHLMATRYKADIGLGEADYSKIDDLNIKKEVRNKVVEIMKKAQESGKAKFLFTELKFQ, via the coding sequence ATGTTGTTCATTCCAAATATGATTGTCATCCCCACGGCCGGAAAATTCGCCGGTAAAAAAGCAGTAGTAGTCAAAAATCTAGACAACAGAAATGTCCTCATAGCTGGTGTACAAAGATTACCAAAAGAGAGTGAAGATTACATGTCAAAAGTAGAAAAAAGGAAGAATGACAGATTCTTATCTTTTGTTAAGAAAGTTAATGTTAGACATCTTATGGCTACAAGATACAAAGCTGACATTGGACTAGGAGAAGCAGATTATTCTAAAATTGATGatcttaatattaaaaaagaagtaaGAAATAAAGTAGTAGAAATTATGAAGAAAGCACAAGAAAGTGGAAAAgccaaatttttatttactgaacttaaatttcaataa
- a CDS encoding transcription elongation factor S-II (TFS1), giving the protein MSLEFDDPIKNKCMKLFYNSITSNIQSYDENRVENLAYSLTKSIYENIKNEIPKVVRSKCFNLKDKNNPSLCKNVYEGFISPEEYILMSNEDMKSLDLKEIEEKIYRESLYDIQIPEIQAETDMFKCNSCGQRKTSYRQLQTRSADEPMTTFVTCVCGNKWRFC; this is encoded by the coding sequence atgtcTTTGGAGTTCGACGAtcctataaaaaataaatgtatgaaattattttataattctatTACTTCAAATATTCAATCATACGACGAAAATCGTGTAGAAAATCTCGCTTATTCCTTGACAAAATCCATTTacgaaaatataaaaaatgaaattccTAAAGTGGTCAGATCAAAATGCTTCAATTtgaaagataaaaataatccaAGTTTGTGTAAAAATGTATACGAGGGCTTTATAAGTCCAGAAGAATACATCTTAATGTCTAATGAAGATATGAAATCATTAGATCTTAAAGAAATAGAAGAGAAGATTTATAGAGAGAGCTTGTATGATATTCAGATACCAGAGATACAAGCAGAGACAGACATGTTTAAATGTAACAGCTGTGGGCAGAGGAAGACTTCCTATAGGCAACTTCAGACGAGATCGGCCGACGAACCGATGACCACATTCGTGACTTGTGTGTGTGGGAATAAGTGGAGATTTTGTtga